A stretch of DNA from Brachyspira pilosicoli:
AAAAATGATAAACATATCCGCCGCCTTTACCTTTTAAAATCATAGGGCAAAGTATGGCAACTGGTATATATAAAAAATAAAAGAATAAGACTTCTTTTAATATTGTATCATTTTGAAATCTTTGACCTTTAAATAAATCCTTCTTACATACAAATATAATAGAATATACAAAAGATGCAATTACAATAATATGAGAAATTATTATTGCAATTATCACTATTGGACTAAAAACGCCCCAATAAGTTAGAGCAGTTTTTACATCAAATTTATTTAATGTAAATGTTGGATATATAATTTGAGCATAAATCTGAGGGAAACGTTTATAGAATGGAACTGTATAACCTTTTGATAAATTAATCATTTTTAGAGAGTTATCAAAACCATTTTGAATTTCCACTATTAAGTATGGCAAATATAATAAAAATGATATAAAAACTCCTAAAGCCAAATATTTAAAATATTTTTTAGAATAATTTCTTTTAATAATTAAATACATCAATAATGTGGGTACTACACCATAATATACCGCAAAATGAAATTGTCCCATTATGGCCAAAATAGGGAATAAAAGTGCTGCAAAAATTCTTGAATATTTTGTATCTCTTAAATACTCTACAAAAAACATACAAAATAAAAATGAAAACATAACAACTGAATTAGGATTAGTAAAAGAAGTTGTAGCTTCAAATAAAATACAATTAACCGCCATAAATGATGTCATAATTGCAGCAGAAATAAAGCCGAATCTAAAATAAAGCCAAATTAAAAATATAAATAAAACTATCAAATATAAACTTACATCAATAATTCTTGCTGTATAATAATTTTCTCCGCCTAAATTAAATAATAATAAAAATTTAGAATAGAATCCTGCCCCAGGTACTCTTGGTATGCTATCATCTACTAAAAGCCCGCTTGTAACTAATCTTGCCCCTGTATGAGGAATATATTTATTATCATCTGCTACTCTCATATCATAAAAATGCTGTTCATTATCATTAGATAAAAAAGAATTCTTTTGAAAATAAAAATTGGCAATTATACTAATAGCAATAGATACTATGATTAATATTAATAATTCAATTTTGAGTTTTTTTTCCATTTTTTGTATTCTCCATTATTTATCATAAAATTTGTACACAGTAAAACCCTTCAAATTAGTTACAACAATAGGGTTATTCTCTATAACATATTTCATGTCATTTGCATTTCTATTGGAATCCCAATTTTTCTCAGCAATATTATCTTTAATTATATAAGTTAATTTAGCATCTTCTGAATATTTAAGCTTATTATTTGGAAAATAAGTATTAAAAATATCTTTATTCTGTCCCCTAAGAACACCTGAAAAATTATCATAAATTTTGATATTCTCACCGTTTGAATCATTTTCTATAATATTAAGTAAAGCAGCAAAACTTTTATAATTTCTAGGTTCTTCAAATAATTTCCAATATCTAATTAATTCTCCAGACATAGCAAATACGTTTAATATCAGTATAATTGCTGTTATATTAAAATATTTTCTGCTATTTTTTAATTTATTTTCATTCTGTACAAAAAATAATAATATAGGTGTAAAAGCAATAGAGTAAACAGAATATAAATAATGAAAAGTACCAGATTTTGATTTAAATACTATAAAACTAATAATTGTTACTGGTATAAATAAAAATAATATAAAAATTAATTCTTTTAATATTTCTTCTTTATCACTACAAATATTTTTTCTTTTTAATAAGAATATAAAAGAACGTATAAAAGCAAAAACTGAAAAAAGAATACTAATAACTAAAAAAATTAATCCGTAAAAATATACAGGCTTAGTAAACCAATAATAAATAATAGAACCTGTTCTAGTACCAAACAAAGCAGATATCTCATTGGTTGGAAACAATATTAAAGCATAAACTTGAGGAAAAGGTATAGATGAAAGTCCCCCTCTCATATTCATAGCATACTGAACATTTAAAAAACCTGTTTTAATTTCATTTAAAAGATATGGTAAGTATAATAGAAAAGATATAAAAACTCCTAATGCCCAAAATAATATATATTTTTTAGTTCTTTTAAATCTTATTATTAAATATACTATCAATGTTGGAATCATAGAAAAGAAAACAACCATATGCCCCTGAGCCATTAATGCAAGTATTGGAAATATAACAATTGCAGATATTTTTAAAATTTTTTCATTATTATTTTTATCTAAATATTCATACAAGAAAATAAATAATGGTAAGCTGAATATCAAAGTAACATTAGGATTCCAAAAATCAGTCATAGACATTATTAAATATCCATTAAGCATTATAATAGGGCTCATAATAGAAACTATAAAAAGCCCAAACCTTTTAAAAATCCAAAACATAAATATGAATAATATTATCAAATTGAAAATCAGATTAATAATTTTAGCATTAAATAAGTTTTCACCGCCAATGCTGTAAAATAAAGTATAAATTATATAATAAAATCCACCCGGAACCTTTGGACTTGTTTGAGCATCTGTACTTATAAATCTAGCCCCCATTGTCGGAAACTCTTTATTTTGATAATATTGTTTCATATCATAAAAATGTGATTCCTGATCCTTACCTATAAACCTTTTATCAATGGCATAAAAAGATATAAATAAGCAAAATATTGTAGATATAGCAAATAATAATAATAAATATTTATTTAATTTCATAGTCCAACCTTTAAATTATATACCTGAAAAAGGCTTATCTCCTTTATATTTATACACCAATAAAGCTGAATTACTATACAGCAATTTAGTATTATTACTAAAATATGTCATATACTTAGAAACAGCATCTTTATTTTGAGATAATGCCACTATACTATCAAAAACAAAATAAATATTAGTAGAATCTGTATTTTGTTTCCATACATTATTAGTGAAAAATGTAATGGCAATATCTCTATACATATTATTATGAGCATAAATCCCTATAACATTGGCATCAGAATTTTTAGAATCATTATAAATAGTTTTTACAACATTTCCCATAGCATGCAAATTTCTTGGTTCTTCATAATATTTTATATATATACTATTTTGAAAATAAAGTACAATTAAATTAATAAAAAGTAAAAAAGAAATTGTATAAAAAAGTTTTTTATTTGATTTTAATTTACTATCATATTGAACAAAAAATAATATTATAGGCAAATATGATATGGCAAACATAGAATATAGGTAATGTATAACACCTGATTTAGAATGTGATAAAATATTCACAATTATTGTAACAGGTATAAATAACAAAAATATTAAAAACATGTCAAGAATAACTTTTTCATTATTCGATTTAGCTTTATAATTCTTATTAAAGAAATAATATAATATTCTTACAAAACAAAAAAGAGAAAAAATTAAACTCAAAAATAAAAAAGCTACACCTAATATTGTTAAAGGATATTTACTCCAATAACTAATAATTGCATTCATACCGCTGCCATAAGACATAGATATTTCATTAGTAGGGTATAATAATAATGCATATATTTGAGGAAATGGTATTGAAGATACAGAATCTCTAAGAGTTAGAGCCATTTTCAAATTGCTAAAATTAGATTGTATTTCAGAAATTAAATAAGGTAAATATTCTAAAAAAGATATAAATACTCCTAAAACCCAGCAAAATATATATTTTAATGTACGTTTATATTTTATTATTAGATAAACTATTACTGTAGGTATCATTGAAAAGAAAGTAAAAAAATGTCCTTGAGCCATTACCGCAAGTATTGGAAAAATCATTATTGCAGAAATACGTACTACATTCTTTCTCGTATCATTTTCTTTATTTTCATCAATATATTCAAATAATAATATAAATAATAAAAAACTAAATATTAATGTTATATGCTGATTAAGAAAATCACTAATTGCCAATATAATATATACATTACATAATATTAATGAGGCTATAAATGAAGTGAGCATAATACCAAAACGTTTATAAAACCAAAACAAAAATATTAGTATTATAATCAAGTTAAATATTAAATTAATAATCCTAGATATAAAATAATTTTCAGCAGATAATTTATAAAATAAAGTATAAAATATATAATAAGCTCCGCCTGGTACTCTTGGAATATTATCTGCATCATTAACTATTTCACTTGGTATAAATCTTGAACTAGTTGTTGGAAATTTACCGCTTTCATACCATTGTTTCATATCATAAAAGTGCTGAGCCTGATCGGTTCTTAAAAACCTTTTAGGCATAATATAAAAATCTATAAGAAAATTAATAATAAGTGCTGATACCAATAAAAAAGCTGGTATTATTATATATTTATTATACCTCATAAATTGTTTTAAATAAATCATACTAAATGACAAGCACAGTAATGTCCGCTTTCAACCTCTCTAAACTCAGGAACTTTCTCAGCACAAATAGCTTCTGCCTTAGGACATCTTGTTCTAAATTTGCAGCCTGATGGAGGATTAATTGGAGAAGGTATTTCCCCAGAGAGTATTATTCTCTGTTTAGTTTTTGCTATAGAAGGCTCTGATATTGGTATTGCTGAAATTAAAGATTGAGTATAAGGGTGAAGCGATTTTGTGTATAATGATTCGCTGTCTGTAAGCTCAACAATATTACCCAAATACATAACAGCTATTCTTTTAGATATCTGACGCACCACAGCTAAATCATGAGCAATAAATAAATAAGTAAGTTTCATATCCTGCTGCATATCATAAAGCATATTTATAATCTGAGCCTGAATAGAAACATCTAAAGCAGATACCGGTTCATCGCAAACTATAAACTCAGGGTCAACCGCCAAAGCACGAGCGATACCTATACGCTGCCTTTGCCCGCCAGAAAACTCATGCGGATATCTTTGTGCCTGTTCAGCATTAAGCCCAACAAGTTTAAGAAGATTTATTACTTTTTCTCTTCTTTCTGCTTTTGTAGAATAAAGTTTATGTACATCAAGAGCTTCCCCTATTATATCTTCAACTGTCATACGAGGGTTAAGCGAAGCATAAGGGTCTTGGAAAATAATTTGCATTCTTTTAGCATACTGTCTGTAATTATTTTCATTAACCTCTTCGCCGTCAAAAAATATTTTACCGCTTGTAGGCTTATATAGATGAAGCAAAGTTCTTCCAAGTGTAGTTTTACCGCTTCCAGATTCGCCCACAAGTCCAAAAGTTTCCCCTTTATTTATAGTAAAAGATACACCATCAACGGCTTTCACTGTCTGTATATTTCTACCAAATAAGCCGCCTTTTATTCTAAAATGTTGTTTTAAATCTTGTATTTCTATTAAAGGTGTCATAATAAACTACTCTCTTTTTAATTAGTATTTTAATTGGGCATTTGATGAAGCCAGCATGCAGAAAAATGTCCCTTTTCAAATTCAGTAATAGGAGGCTTATTATCAATGCAAACTTTCATACATTCTTCGCATCTTGTACTAAAAGGACAGCCTGCCTTCATGTTAAGTAAATCTATAGGAGTTCCCTCTATAGGTATAAGTCTATCTTGCTTAATATCAATACGAGGCAAAGATTTAAGAAGCCCTAAAGTATAAGGGTGTTTAGGTCTTTCAAATATATCAAATACAGTACCTCTCTCTACTATACCGCCGCCATACATAACTATAATATCATCAGCCATATCAGCTACAATTCCAAAATCGTGCGTAATGAGTATAACAGCCATTTGTATTTTTTTCTGTATATCTTTTATAAGCTCAAGTATCTGCGCCTGTATAGTAACATCAAGTGCAGTTGTAGGTTCATCGGCAATAAGTATTTTAGGGTCTCCTGCCAAAGCCATAGCTATCATTATACGCTGACGCATACCGCCTGAAAGCTCATGCGGATATTGTTTTATTCTTCTTCTTGGTTCATTAATACCAACCAAAGTTAAAAGCTCTACTATTCTCTCTATAGCATCTGTTGTGCTTATTTTTTTATGAGTAGTTAAAGCCTCCATAAGCTGATTGCCTATAGTATATACTGGATTTAAACAAGTCATGGGGTCTTGGAAAATCATTGATATAGAATCACCCCTTATTTTCTTCATTTCATGTTCAGAAAGCTTTATTAAATCAGTGCCTTCAAAAAGTATCTCTCCGTTAATAATTTTACCAGGCTCTTCAATAAGCCCCATAATAGAATAAGCAGAAACACTTTTTCCGCTTCCAGACTCCCCTACTATTCCTAACACTTTAGATTTATCTAATTTATAAGAAATATTATTAACAGCCTTAACCTCTCCAAGCGGTGTAAAAAAAGATACGCTTAAATTCTTAACTTCTAATAAACTTTCCATTAAATACCACCTTTATAGCTTTTTATCTGTTTTTCATTCTAGGGTCTAAAGCATCTCTAAGTCCATCACCCACCAAATTAAAACAAAGTATTATTATACTTATTAAAGCAGCAGGAAAAAGAAGCTGATAAGGATAAGAATAAACCCCGCTAACAGCATTTGAAGTTAAAGAGCCAAGCGAAACCATAGGAGCACTTACCCCCAAACCTAAGAAACTTAAAAAAGCCTCAACAAATATAGCATTAGGTATCTGAACCATAGCTGATACTATTATAGCCCCCATAGCATTAGGTATTAAATGCTTAAAAATTATTCTGCTATGCGGAGTACCCAAAGCCCTCGCAGCAGTTACAAACTCCTGATTTTTTAATGCTAAAATTTGTCCCCTAGTCATTCTAGCCATATTAGTCCAATAAAGCAAAGATATAACTATAAATATACTAAAAAGTCCAGGTCCTAAAAGACCAATACCTCTTAAAGATTCACTTTGTAGAAACAACTTATCCATAGGAGCTTTAAGCACTACAGACAATAATACAACAATTAAAAGCGTAGGCACAGCACTGATAATATCTACTATACGCATCATAATATTATCAAGCATACCTCCGAAATACCCAGATATAGAACCATACACTATTCCTATAATTACAACCAAAGTAGCAGAAACTATACCTATTAAAAGCGATATTCTAGCTCCTATCATACAACGTACAAGCAAATCTCTCCCTAAAGTATCTGTACCAAACGGGTGCTCTAATGTAGGTAAGCTATTTTCTACCCCTCTATTTATCTGTGCATATTCATATTCTGATATTATAGGTATAAATATAGCAAGAAGTGTTATAATACCTATTATTATAATAGAAACTAAAGCTACTTTATTTCTTTTAAATCTTCTATACGCATCCTGCCAATAAGTTACACTCTCTCTTTTTACCTCGGCAGCAGCTTTTTCTTCTTCGCTTGCTTTTACAAATAATGATTTATCTAAACTATTTTCCATTTATTATTCCTTACATTAATCTTGAATTTTTATTCTAGGGTCTATAATACCATAAGATAAATCAACTAAGAAATTCATTGCTATTAAAAAAGCACCATAAAATATAGTAACTCCTAATATTGTAGGATAATCCCTTTGGGTAATGCTTTCAACAAAATACCTTCCAAGACCAGGTATATTAAATATTTTCTCTACAACAAAAGAACCAGTAAGTATACCTGCAGCAAGCGGTCCTATATATGTAACTATTGGTATAATAGCATTTCTTAAAGCATGCTTAAATATAATAATACTTCTTGATATACCCTTTGCCCTAGCTGTTTTTATATAATCTTGGTGAATAACATCAAGCATAGAACTTCTCATAAGCCTAGCCATAAAACTAAGTGAACTAAAAGATAAAGCAAAACCAGGCATTAAATACTGTCTAAAAGAATCAAAACCATACGCAGGAAGTAATTTTAATTTAACAGAAAAAATAATAATAGAAACAGTAGCAACAACAAAACTCGGTACTGCTATACCCAAAGTAGCAGCAACCATGACAGCCCTATCTATAGCCTTACCCTGTCTAAGAGCAGCAATTATACCAAATAAAACCCCTATAGTAGTGGAAATAAACATACTAAATATTCCAAGTCTAAAAGATACAGGAAAAGCTCTTACTATAGTACCTGATACAGATTGACCTATTTTAGTAAGAGAAGTACCTAAATCTCCTTTAATTGCATTTTTAAGATAGTTTGCATATTGAACTACAAGAGGCTTATCTAAACCATATTTTTTATTTAAATTTTCTAAAGCAACCTTACTAAGCGGTTTCTCCCCAACGAAAGGTCCTCCCGGTACAGTATGCATTAAGAAAAAAGTGATAGTTACTATGACAAATAAAGTTAAAACTGATATAAACAATCTCTTTAAAACATAATCAAGCATAAAGCATACCCCAAAATTAATAATACAATTATTAAAGATATTCAATTATATAATAAAAATATTGTTTAGTCAATTATAAAACTCAAAATAAAACTACATATAATAATCATGCATATTCTATTTCTATCAAAGACCTTAAAGCACTTTTAGCTTCGGTTAAAAATCTCTGATTAGGATCAACTTTGTAATTTTCGCCTATCTTAAATACTTCGGTACCGCTTTCTGATTTTAGTTTTAAGAAAATAGTATAATCACCAGGGTTTGATGATATAGCGTTTTGCAAACATAACAAATCCATATCATCAAATATATTTTTATTAACATAAAGAGCTAATTGTTTTTTTCCTGTATTAGTATTTTTTATAATATTATTTTCTCTTTTTACCGCAGCTGCTTCTTTAGTATTTTCATTAGACGGCTTAGGTATTTTATTTTCTGTCACCAAAGTCTCTGCATTATCTCTTTTTATTTCTCTTTTTACTTCTTTTAAGACATTCTTTTTGTCATTAAGTACACTGTCTAAATCTTTTATCTCTGTTATGTTATTGTATATTTTACCTGAAAACTTATTTTTATCTCTCTTACCTTTTATAAGTATGCCCATATTTTCATCAAGCAATTCTCTATATTTATCTACTTTTGTTGTAATATAGAAAGTACTCTCTGTAAATAAATCTATAACTTTTAATATAAGCATAGGACTATTTTTCTTTGTAGTACCTTCTGATATGTTCATCAAGATTGCTGGTATAGAAAACTCATATTTATCTTCAAGTTCTTCC
This window harbors:
- a CDS encoding oligopeptide/dipeptide ABC transporter ATP-binding protein, whose product is MTPLIEIQDLKQHFRIKGGLFGRNIQTVKAVDGVSFTINKGETFGLVGESGSGKTTLGRTLLHLYKPTSGKIFFDGEEVNENNYRQYAKRMQIIFQDPYASLNPRMTVEDIIGEALDVHKLYSTKAERREKVINLLKLVGLNAEQAQRYPHEFSGGQRQRIGIARALAVDPEFIVCDEPVSALDVSIQAQIINMLYDMQQDMKLTYLFIAHDLAVVRQISKRIAVMYLGNIVELTDSESLYTKSLHPYTQSLISAIPISEPSIAKTKQRIILSGEIPSPINPPSGCKFRTRCPKAEAICAEKVPEFREVESGHYCACHLV
- a CDS encoding ABC transporter permease, with protein sequence MENSLDKSLFVKASEEEKAAAEVKRESVTYWQDAYRRFKRNKVALVSIIIIGIITLLAIFIPIISEYEYAQINRGVENSLPTLEHPFGTDTLGRDLLVRCMIGARISLLIGIVSATLVVIIGIVYGSISGYFGGMLDNIMMRIVDIISAVPTLLIVVLLSVVLKAPMDKLFLQSESLRGIGLLGPGLFSIFIVISLLYWTNMARMTRGQILALKNQEFVTAARALGTPHSRIIFKHLIPNAMGAIIVSAMVQIPNAIFVEAFLSFLGLGVSAPMVSLGSLTSNAVSGVYSYPYQLLFPAALISIIILCFNLVGDGLRDALDPRMKNR
- a CDS encoding ABC transporter permease, encoding MLDYVLKRLFISVLTLFVIVTITFFLMHTVPGGPFVGEKPLSKVALENLNKKYGLDKPLVVQYANYLKNAIKGDLGTSLTKIGQSVSGTIVRAFPVSFRLGIFSMFISTTIGVLFGIIAALRQGKAIDRAVMVAATLGIAVPSFVVATVSIIIFSVKLKLLPAYGFDSFRQYLMPGFALSFSSLSFMARLMRSSMLDVIHQDYIKTARAKGISRSIIIFKHALRNAIIPIVTYIGPLAAGILTGSFVVEKIFNIPGLGRYFVESITQRDYPTILGVTIFYGAFLIAMNFLVDLSYGIIDPRIKIQD
- a CDS encoding ABC transporter ATP-binding protein, producing MESLLEVKNLSVSFFTPLGEVKAVNNISYKLDKSKVLGIVGESGSGKSVSAYSIMGLIEEPGKIINGEILFEGTDLIKLSEHEMKKIRGDSISMIFQDPMTCLNPVYTIGNQLMEALTTHKKISTTDAIERIVELLTLVGINEPRRRIKQYPHELSGGMRQRIMIAMALAGDPKILIADEPTTALDVTIQAQILELIKDIQKKIQMAVILITHDFGIVADMADDIIVMYGGGIVERGTVFDIFERPKHPYTLGLLKSLPRIDIKQDRLIPIEGTPIDLLNMKAGCPFSTRCEECMKVCIDNKPPITEFEKGHFSACWLHQMPN